The following proteins are encoded in a genomic region of Coffea eugenioides isolate CCC68of chromosome 6, Ceug_1.0, whole genome shotgun sequence:
- the LOC113773027 gene encoding DEAD-box ATP-dependent RNA helicase 17 isoform X3 encodes MNPRLIGLMVLLVLEILQKILHRFHWIVPGYIMGGEKRSKEKARLRKGISILVATPGRLLDHLRNTSSFLYKNLRWVIFDEADRILELGFGKDIEEILDILGSRQQSAVAKDDITSRYSHFQRQNLLLSATLNEKVNHLAKISLENPVLIGLNDKKVQLKSFHEHVGPVESDLENEMGNSGEYLCSSDEFKLPAQLAQRYVKVPCGARLVVLLSILKHLFEREASQKIVVFFSTCDAVDFHYSLATDFQWPPNSQMEAEFRQMFLGCKIFRSHGKMDNEKRRATFQAFKSEKSALLLSTDVAARGLDFPKVRYIIQYDSPGEAAEYVHRVGRTARLGEEGESLLFLQLLEIDYLQDLEKHGVVLGEYPLLKMLDGFSVHGVKKQVKNLVTIERHPWVLSLQKALETFISTTPKIKKLAQNAFWSWVKAYSTHRGELKRIFVVQKLHLGHVTKSFALKEQPSLVSKSNQKEFKKRKRDEKQKGISKKRKFAKKS; translated from the exons ATGAACCCAAGATTGATAGGTCTGATGGTACTTTTG GTGCTTGAAATCTTGCAGAAGATATTGCACCGTTTTCACTGGATTGTTCCTGGATATATAATGGGTGGGGAAAAGAGGTCAAAAGAGAAAGCTAGGTTGCGCAAAG GTATATCCATCCTTGTTGCTACTCCAGGACGTCTTTTGGATCACTTAAGAAATACATCATCATTCCTTTACAAGAATTTACGTTGGGTAATATTTGACGAAGCAGACAG AATTCTCGAATTGGGGTTTGGAAAAGACATTGAAGAGATACTTGATATTTTGGGTTCAAGGCAACAGAGTGCTGTAGCCAAAGATGATATTACTTCTAGGTATTCTCATTTCCAGAGGCAGAATCTACTTTTGTCAGCTACACTGAATGAAAAAGTGAACCATCTTGCCAAAATTAGTTTAGAAAACCCTGTTTTGATTGGTCTCAATGACAAGAAAGTGCAACTCAAGTCGTTTCATGAGCATGTGGGTCCTGTAGAATCTGACTTGGAGAATGAAATGGGCAATTCTGGTGAATATCTGTGTTCTTCAGACGAATTTAAACTTCCTGCTCAACTAGCTCAGAGATATGTAAAAG TACCCTGTGGTGCTCGACTTGTTGTGCTTCTTTCTATTCTAAAACATCTGTTTGAGAGGGAAGCTTCACAAAAA ATTGTGGTATTCTTTTCAACATGTGATGCTGTGGATTTTCATTATTCACTTGCAACTGACTTTCAATGGCCTCCGAATTCACAAATGGAAGCAGAATTCAGGCAGATGTTTTTGGGATGCAAAATTTTTCGCTCACACGGAAAAATGGATAATGAGAAGAGGAGAGCTACATTTCAGGCTTTTAAATCTGAAAAATCTGCTCTACTTTTGTCTACAGATGTTGCTGCTAGGGGCCTGGATTTTCCAAAGGTCAGATACATTATACAGTATGATTCTCCTGGGGAGGCAGCTGAGTATGTGCACAG GGTTGGAAGAACTGCCCGTTTGGGTGAGGAGGGTGAATCTTTGTTGTTTTTGCAACTGTTAGAAATTGATTACCTGCAAGATCTGGAGAAACATGGAGTTGTGCTTGGAGAGTACCCTCTCCTCAAAATGTTGGATGGCTTTAGCGTGCATGGAGTCAAGAAACAAGTGAAGAATTTAGTTACAATAGAGAGGCACCCCTGGGTTCTTTCTTTGCAAAAGGCTCTAGAAACCTTTATTTCAACAACA CCAAAGATAAAGAAACTGGCCCAGAATGCGTTTTGGTCATGGGTTAAAGCATACTCAACCCATCGTGGTGAGCTGAAAAGGATTTTTGTGGTGCAAAAACTTCATTTAGGGCATGTGACAAAAAGTTTTGCATTGAAAGAACAACCCTCTCTGGTTAGTAAATCAAATCAAAAGGAATTTAAGAAAAGGAAGAGGGATGAGAAACAGAAAGGAATCtcaaagaagagaaaatttgCTAAAAAATCATGA
- the LOC113773027 gene encoding DEAD-box ATP-dependent RNA helicase 17 isoform X2 — translation MEVKKSSSKVSSEEVFASCSFSSLGLDPKLCDQLKERLGYEVPTLVQAQAIPVIVSGRHVLVNAATGTGKTLAYLAPVIHHLQKYEPKIDRSDGTFALVLVPTRELCMQVLEILQKILHRFHWIVPGYIMGGEKRSKEKARLRKGRLLDHLRNTSSFLYKNLRWVIFDEADRILELGFGKDIEEILDILGSRQQSAVAKDDITSRYSHFQRQNLLLSATLNEKVNHLAKISLENPVLIGLNDKKVQLKSFHEHVGPVESDLENEMGNSGEYLCSSDEFKLPAQLAQRYVKVPCGARLVVLLSILKHLFEREASQKIVVFFSTCDAVDFHYSLATDFQWPPNSQMEAEFRQMFLGCKIFRSHGKMDNEKRRATFQAFKSEKSALLLSTDVAARGLDFPKVRYIIQYDSPGEAAEYVHRVGRTARLGEEGESLLFLQLLEIDYLQDLEKHGVVLGEYPLLKMLDGFSVHGVKKQVKNLVTIERHPWVLSLQKALETFISTTPKIKKLAQNAFWSWVKAYSTHRGELKRIFVVQKLHLGHVTKSFALKEQPSLVSKSNQKEFKKRKRDEKQKGISKKRKFAKKS, via the exons ATGGAGGTCAAGAAGAGTAGCAGTAAAGTTTCTTCGGAAGAGGTGTTCGCTTCTTGCTCCTTCTCTAGCCTCGGCCTCGACCCTAAGTTATGCGACCAGCTCAAAG AGAGGCTAGGATACGAGGTCCCAACTTTGGTTCAAGCTCAGGCAATTCCTGTCATTGTTTCCGGTCGACATGT GCTTGTGAATGCGGCAACTGGGACTGGGAAAACTTTGGCTTACTTGGCTCCAGTTATTCATCACTTACAAAAGTATGAACCCAAGATTGATAGGTCTGATGGTACTTTTG CGTTGGTTCTTGTACCAACGCGTGAATTATGCATGCAGGTGCTTGAAATCTTGCAGAAGATATTGCACCGTTTTCACTGGATTGTTCCTGGATATATAATGGGTGGGGAAAAGAGGTCAAAAGAGAAAGCTAGGTTGCGCAAAG GACGTCTTTTGGATCACTTAAGAAATACATCATCATTCCTTTACAAGAATTTACGTTGGGTAATATTTGACGAAGCAGACAG AATTCTCGAATTGGGGTTTGGAAAAGACATTGAAGAGATACTTGATATTTTGGGTTCAAGGCAACAGAGTGCTGTAGCCAAAGATGATATTACTTCTAGGTATTCTCATTTCCAGAGGCAGAATCTACTTTTGTCAGCTACACTGAATGAAAAAGTGAACCATCTTGCCAAAATTAGTTTAGAAAACCCTGTTTTGATTGGTCTCAATGACAAGAAAGTGCAACTCAAGTCGTTTCATGAGCATGTGGGTCCTGTAGAATCTGACTTGGAGAATGAAATGGGCAATTCTGGTGAATATCTGTGTTCTTCAGACGAATTTAAACTTCCTGCTCAACTAGCTCAGAGATATGTAAAAG TACCCTGTGGTGCTCGACTTGTTGTGCTTCTTTCTATTCTAAAACATCTGTTTGAGAGGGAAGCTTCACAAAAA ATTGTGGTATTCTTTTCAACATGTGATGCTGTGGATTTTCATTATTCACTTGCAACTGACTTTCAATGGCCTCCGAATTCACAAATGGAAGCAGAATTCAGGCAGATGTTTTTGGGATGCAAAATTTTTCGCTCACACGGAAAAATGGATAATGAGAAGAGGAGAGCTACATTTCAGGCTTTTAAATCTGAAAAATCTGCTCTACTTTTGTCTACAGATGTTGCTGCTAGGGGCCTGGATTTTCCAAAGGTCAGATACATTATACAGTATGATTCTCCTGGGGAGGCAGCTGAGTATGTGCACAG GGTTGGAAGAACTGCCCGTTTGGGTGAGGAGGGTGAATCTTTGTTGTTTTTGCAACTGTTAGAAATTGATTACCTGCAAGATCTGGAGAAACATGGAGTTGTGCTTGGAGAGTACCCTCTCCTCAAAATGTTGGATGGCTTTAGCGTGCATGGAGTCAAGAAACAAGTGAAGAATTTAGTTACAATAGAGAGGCACCCCTGGGTTCTTTCTTTGCAAAAGGCTCTAGAAACCTTTATTTCAACAACA CCAAAGATAAAGAAACTGGCCCAGAATGCGTTTTGGTCATGGGTTAAAGCATACTCAACCCATCGTGGTGAGCTGAAAAGGATTTTTGTGGTGCAAAAACTTCATTTAGGGCATGTGACAAAAAGTTTTGCATTGAAAGAACAACCCTCTCTGGTTAGTAAATCAAATCAAAAGGAATTTAAGAAAAGGAAGAGGGATGAGAAACAGAAAGGAATCtcaaagaagagaaaatttgCTAAAAAATCATGA
- the LOC113773027 gene encoding DEAD-box ATP-dependent RNA helicase 17 isoform X1: MEVKKSSSKVSSEEVFASCSFSSLGLDPKLCDQLKERLGYEVPTLVQAQAIPVIVSGRHVLVNAATGTGKTLAYLAPVIHHLQKYEPKIDRSDGTFALVLVPTRELCMQVLEILQKILHRFHWIVPGYIMGGEKRSKEKARLRKGISILVATPGRLLDHLRNTSSFLYKNLRWVIFDEADRILELGFGKDIEEILDILGSRQQSAVAKDDITSRYSHFQRQNLLLSATLNEKVNHLAKISLENPVLIGLNDKKVQLKSFHEHVGPVESDLENEMGNSGEYLCSSDEFKLPAQLAQRYVKVPCGARLVVLLSILKHLFEREASQKIVVFFSTCDAVDFHYSLATDFQWPPNSQMEAEFRQMFLGCKIFRSHGKMDNEKRRATFQAFKSEKSALLLSTDVAARGLDFPKVRYIIQYDSPGEAAEYVHRVGRTARLGEEGESLLFLQLLEIDYLQDLEKHGVVLGEYPLLKMLDGFSVHGVKKQVKNLVTIERHPWVLSLQKALETFISTTPKIKKLAQNAFWSWVKAYSTHRGELKRIFVVQKLHLGHVTKSFALKEQPSLVSKSNQKEFKKRKRDEKQKGISKKRKFAKKS, encoded by the exons ATGGAGGTCAAGAAGAGTAGCAGTAAAGTTTCTTCGGAAGAGGTGTTCGCTTCTTGCTCCTTCTCTAGCCTCGGCCTCGACCCTAAGTTATGCGACCAGCTCAAAG AGAGGCTAGGATACGAGGTCCCAACTTTGGTTCAAGCTCAGGCAATTCCTGTCATTGTTTCCGGTCGACATGT GCTTGTGAATGCGGCAACTGGGACTGGGAAAACTTTGGCTTACTTGGCTCCAGTTATTCATCACTTACAAAAGTATGAACCCAAGATTGATAGGTCTGATGGTACTTTTG CGTTGGTTCTTGTACCAACGCGTGAATTATGCATGCAGGTGCTTGAAATCTTGCAGAAGATATTGCACCGTTTTCACTGGATTGTTCCTGGATATATAATGGGTGGGGAAAAGAGGTCAAAAGAGAAAGCTAGGTTGCGCAAAG GTATATCCATCCTTGTTGCTACTCCAGGACGTCTTTTGGATCACTTAAGAAATACATCATCATTCCTTTACAAGAATTTACGTTGGGTAATATTTGACGAAGCAGACAG AATTCTCGAATTGGGGTTTGGAAAAGACATTGAAGAGATACTTGATATTTTGGGTTCAAGGCAACAGAGTGCTGTAGCCAAAGATGATATTACTTCTAGGTATTCTCATTTCCAGAGGCAGAATCTACTTTTGTCAGCTACACTGAATGAAAAAGTGAACCATCTTGCCAAAATTAGTTTAGAAAACCCTGTTTTGATTGGTCTCAATGACAAGAAAGTGCAACTCAAGTCGTTTCATGAGCATGTGGGTCCTGTAGAATCTGACTTGGAGAATGAAATGGGCAATTCTGGTGAATATCTGTGTTCTTCAGACGAATTTAAACTTCCTGCTCAACTAGCTCAGAGATATGTAAAAG TACCCTGTGGTGCTCGACTTGTTGTGCTTCTTTCTATTCTAAAACATCTGTTTGAGAGGGAAGCTTCACAAAAA ATTGTGGTATTCTTTTCAACATGTGATGCTGTGGATTTTCATTATTCACTTGCAACTGACTTTCAATGGCCTCCGAATTCACAAATGGAAGCAGAATTCAGGCAGATGTTTTTGGGATGCAAAATTTTTCGCTCACACGGAAAAATGGATAATGAGAAGAGGAGAGCTACATTTCAGGCTTTTAAATCTGAAAAATCTGCTCTACTTTTGTCTACAGATGTTGCTGCTAGGGGCCTGGATTTTCCAAAGGTCAGATACATTATACAGTATGATTCTCCTGGGGAGGCAGCTGAGTATGTGCACAG GGTTGGAAGAACTGCCCGTTTGGGTGAGGAGGGTGAATCTTTGTTGTTTTTGCAACTGTTAGAAATTGATTACCTGCAAGATCTGGAGAAACATGGAGTTGTGCTTGGAGAGTACCCTCTCCTCAAAATGTTGGATGGCTTTAGCGTGCATGGAGTCAAGAAACAAGTGAAGAATTTAGTTACAATAGAGAGGCACCCCTGGGTTCTTTCTTTGCAAAAGGCTCTAGAAACCTTTATTTCAACAACA CCAAAGATAAAGAAACTGGCCCAGAATGCGTTTTGGTCATGGGTTAAAGCATACTCAACCCATCGTGGTGAGCTGAAAAGGATTTTTGTGGTGCAAAAACTTCATTTAGGGCATGTGACAAAAAGTTTTGCATTGAAAGAACAACCCTCTCTGGTTAGTAAATCAAATCAAAAGGAATTTAAGAAAAGGAAGAGGGATGAGAAACAGAAAGGAATCtcaaagaagagaaaatttgCTAAAAAATCATGA